One Streptomyces drozdowiczii DNA segment encodes these proteins:
- a CDS encoding GNAT family N-acetyltransferase yields MSDPARPAPPASEEVTIWSLEQTSPDDLRPSAVPDAEVRIVRSEVPLPEFSRFLYTAVGGDIRWTDRLGMTYAQWQEALERPGAETWVAYANGTPAGYVELDPQDDGVVEIMYFGLIPAFRGRRIGGHLLSYGTARAWDLGERWPERPATKRVWLHTCSKDGPHAMDNYLRRGFRLFDTRTELEEPVDTPGPWPGSGR; encoded by the coding sequence ATGAGCGACCCCGCACGTCCCGCACCGCCGGCCTCCGAAGAGGTGACCATCTGGTCCCTGGAGCAGACCTCCCCCGATGATCTGCGGCCGTCCGCCGTGCCGGACGCGGAGGTCCGGATCGTGCGGTCCGAGGTGCCGCTGCCCGAGTTCAGCCGCTTCCTGTACACGGCGGTGGGCGGAGACATCCGGTGGACGGACCGCCTCGGGATGACGTACGCGCAGTGGCAGGAGGCCCTGGAGCGGCCGGGCGCGGAGACCTGGGTGGCGTACGCGAACGGCACCCCGGCGGGCTACGTCGAGCTGGACCCGCAGGACGACGGGGTCGTCGAGATCATGTACTTCGGGCTGATCCCGGCCTTCCGGGGGCGGCGGATCGGCGGTCATCTGCTGTCGTACGGCACGGCCCGCGCCTGGGACCTGGGCGAGCGGTGGCCCGAGCGGCCGGCGACGAAGCGGGTGTGGCTGCACACCTGCTCAAAGGACGGTCCGCACGCGATGGACAACTACCTGAGGCGCGGCTTCCGGCTCTTCGACACCCGGACCGAGCTGGAGGAGCCGGTGGACACCCCCGGCCCGTGGCCGGGCTCCGGCCGCTGA
- a CDS encoding putative leader peptide, producing MSGTGIALVSRRHVDLGRMSSAICPAS from the coding sequence ATGTCCGGAACTGGAATTGCCTTGGTGAGTCGACGCCACGTCGACCTCGGCCGCATGTCCAGCGCCATCTGTCCGGCGAGCTGA
- a CDS encoding phosphoadenylyl-sulfate reductase, which yields MTVTQNIDTLTDEDLRELAERAGRELEDASALDILRWAADTFGPRFCVTSSMEDAVVAHLASRVMPGVDVVFLDTGYHFEETIGTRDAVDAVMDVNVITLTPRQTVAEQDAEYGPKLHDRDPDLCCKLRKVKPLEEGLTGYAAWATGLRRDESPTRANTPVVGWDEKRRKVKVSPIARWTQDDVDAYVAEHGVLTNPLLMDGYASVGCAPCTRRVLEGEDARAGRWAGRGKTECGLHG from the coding sequence ATGACGGTCACCCAGAACATCGACACGCTCACCGACGAGGACCTGCGGGAGCTGGCCGAGCGGGCCGGGCGCGAGCTGGAGGACGCCTCCGCCCTCGACATCCTCAGGTGGGCCGCCGACACCTTCGGGCCCCGGTTCTGTGTCACCTCCTCGATGGAGGACGCGGTCGTCGCCCACCTCGCCTCCCGGGTGATGCCCGGCGTGGACGTGGTGTTCCTCGACACCGGCTACCACTTCGAGGAGACCATCGGGACCCGGGACGCGGTCGACGCCGTCATGGACGTCAACGTCATCACGCTGACCCCGCGGCAGACGGTCGCCGAGCAGGACGCCGAGTACGGGCCGAAGCTGCACGACCGCGACCCCGACCTCTGCTGCAAGCTGCGCAAGGTCAAGCCGCTGGAAGAGGGCCTGACCGGATACGCCGCCTGGGCGACCGGGCTGCGCCGCGACGAGTCCCCGACCCGGGCGAACACCCCGGTGGTCGGCTGGGACGAGAAGCGCCGGAAGGTGAAGGTCTCGCCGATCGCCCGCTGGACCCAGGACGACGTGGACGCCTACGTCGCCGAGCACGGAGTGCTCACCAACCCGCTGCTGATGGACGGCTACGCCTCCGTGGGCTGCGCGCCCTGCACCCGCCGGGTGCTGGAGGGCGAGGACGCCCGGGCCGGCCGCTGGGCCGGGCGCGGCAAGACCGAGTGCGGGCTGCACGGCTGA
- the cysC gene encoding adenylyl-sulfate kinase: MSVTETGATVWLTGLPSAGKTTIAYELAGRLRSEGHRVEVLDGDEIREFLSAGLGFSREDRHTNVQRIGFVAELLAANGVKVLVPVIAPYADSRDAVRKRHQAEGTAYLEVHVATPVEVCSERDVKGLYAKQAAGEISGLTGVDDPYEAPESPDLRIESHRQTVQESAAELYALLSERGAA; encoded by the coding sequence ATGAGCGTGACGGAGACGGGGGCCACCGTCTGGCTGACCGGTCTGCCGAGCGCCGGCAAGACCACCATCGCCTATGAACTCGCCGGGCGGCTGCGCTCCGAGGGCCACCGCGTGGAGGTGCTCGACGGCGACGAGATCCGCGAGTTCCTCTCGGCGGGCCTCGGCTTCTCGCGCGAGGACCGGCACACCAACGTGCAGCGGATCGGCTTCGTCGCCGAGCTGCTGGCGGCCAACGGCGTCAAGGTGCTGGTCCCGGTCATCGCCCCGTACGCGGACAGCAGGGACGCCGTCCGCAAGCGGCACCAGGCCGAGGGCACCGCGTATCTGGAGGTGCACGTCGCCACTCCGGTCGAGGTGTGCTCGGAGCGCGATGTGAAGGGTCTCTACGCCAAGCAGGCGGCGGGCGAGATCAGTGGCCTCACCGGGGTGGACGACCCCTACGAGGCGCCGGAGTCACCGGATCTGCGGATAGAGTCGCACCGCCAGACCGTGCAGGAGTCCGCGGCGGAGCTGTACGCGCTGCTGAGCGAGAGGGGTGCGGCATGA
- the cysD gene encoding sulfate adenylyltransferase subunit CysD — MTTVATVHEGTDHPYALSHLDSLESEAVHIFREVAGEFERPVILFSGGKDSILMLHLALKAFAPAPVPFALLHVDTGHNFPEVLAYRDRVVAEHGLRLHVASVQEYIDAGKLRERPDGTRNPLQTVPLTEAIQQHRFDAVFGGGRRDEEKARAKERVFSLRDEFSQWDPRRQRPELWQLYNGRHAPGEHVRVFPISNWTELDVWQYIEREGIELPEIYFAHEREVFNRNGMWLTAGDWGGPKEHEKTETRQVRYRTVGDMSCTGAVDSDATTLDAVITEIAASRLTERGATRADDKMSEAAMEDRKREGYF; from the coding sequence ATGACGACCGTCGCGACCGTGCATGAGGGCACCGACCATCCGTACGCGCTGAGCCACCTGGACTCGCTGGAGTCCGAGGCGGTGCACATCTTCCGCGAGGTGGCGGGCGAGTTCGAGCGGCCGGTGATCCTGTTCTCGGGCGGCAAGGACTCGATCCTGATGCTGCACCTGGCGCTCAAGGCGTTCGCGCCGGCGCCGGTGCCGTTCGCCCTGCTGCATGTGGACACCGGGCACAACTTCCCCGAGGTGCTGGCCTACCGCGACCGCGTGGTCGCCGAGCACGGGCTGCGGCTGCACGTCGCCTCCGTGCAGGAGTACATCGACGCCGGGAAGCTCCGCGAGCGCCCCGACGGCACCCGCAACCCGCTCCAGACCGTGCCGCTGACCGAGGCCATCCAGCAGCACCGCTTCGACGCGGTGTTCGGCGGCGGCCGGCGCGACGAGGAGAAGGCGCGCGCCAAGGAGCGGGTCTTCTCGCTGCGCGACGAGTTCTCCCAGTGGGACCCGCGCCGCCAGCGCCCCGAGCTGTGGCAGCTGTACAACGGCCGGCACGCGCCCGGCGAGCACGTCCGGGTCTTCCCGATCTCCAACTGGACCGAGCTGGACGTCTGGCAGTACATCGAGCGCGAGGGGATCGAGCTGCCGGAGATCTACTTCGCCCACGAGCGCGAGGTGTTCAACCGCAACGGCATGTGGCTGACCGCGGGCGACTGGGGCGGCCCCAAGGAGCACGAGAAGACGGAGACCCGGCAGGTGCGCTACCGCACGGTCGGCGACATGTCGTGCACCGGCGCCGTCGACTCCGACGCCACCACCCTTGACGCCGTGATCACCGAGATCGCCGCCTCCCGGCTCACCGAGCGGGGCGCGACCCGCGCCGACGACAAGATGTCCGAGGCCGCGATGGAGGACCGTAAGCGCGAGGGGTACTTCTGA
- a CDS encoding sulfate adenylyltransferase subunit 1, which translates to MTTTAEQLSATTLLRFATAGSVDDGKSTLVGRLLHDSKSVLTDQLEAVEHASRNRGQEAPDLALLTDGLRAEREQGITIDVAYRYFATPRRRFILADTPGHVQYTRNMVTGASTAELAVVLVDARNGVVEQTRRHAAVAALLRVPHVVLAVNKMDLVEYAEPVFAAIAEEFTAYAASLGVPEITAIPISALAGDNVVEPSAHMDWYGGPTVLEHLETVPVSHDLTGCHARFPVQYVIRPQTAEHPDYRGYAGQIAAGVFRVGESVTVLPSGRTSTIEGIDLLGEPVDIAWAPQSVTLRLADDIDVSRGDLIAPVDDAPAVTQDVEATVCHVADEPLTVGRRVLLKHTTRTVKAIVKDIPSRLTLDDLSQHPAPGKLVANDIGRVVVRTAEPLALDAYADSRRTGSFLLIDPADGTTLSAGMAGASFAAAEEPPAADDDAEWDF; encoded by the coding sequence ATGACCACCACAGCTGAGCAGTTGAGCGCCACCACCCTGCTGCGCTTCGCCACCGCCGGCTCCGTCGACGACGGCAAGTCCACCCTCGTGGGACGGCTGCTGCACGACTCCAAGTCGGTCCTCACCGACCAGCTGGAGGCCGTCGAGCACGCCTCGCGCAACCGGGGCCAGGAGGCGCCGGACCTGGCGCTGCTCACCGACGGGCTGCGCGCCGAGCGCGAGCAGGGCATCACCATCGACGTGGCCTACCGCTACTTCGCGACGCCCCGGCGCCGGTTCATCCTCGCCGACACCCCGGGCCATGTGCAGTACACCCGCAACATGGTCACCGGAGCCTCCACGGCCGAGCTGGCCGTGGTCCTGGTCGACGCCCGCAACGGGGTGGTCGAGCAGACCCGCCGGCACGCCGCCGTCGCCGCCCTGCTGCGCGTCCCGCACGTCGTCCTGGCCGTCAACAAGATGGACCTGGTGGAGTACGCGGAGCCGGTGTTCGCCGCGATAGCCGAGGAGTTCACCGCGTACGCGGCATCGCTCGGGGTCCCCGAGATCACCGCGATCCCGATCTCCGCGCTGGCCGGCGACAACGTCGTGGAGCCGTCCGCGCACATGGACTGGTACGGCGGCCCGACGGTCCTGGAGCACCTGGAGACCGTCCCGGTCAGCCACGACCTGACCGGCTGCCACGCCCGCTTCCCGGTCCAGTACGTGATCCGGCCGCAGACCGCGGAGCACCCCGACTACCGGGGCTACGCGGGCCAGATCGCCGCCGGCGTGTTCCGGGTCGGCGAGTCCGTGACCGTGCTGCCCTCGGGCCGTACCTCCACGATCGAGGGCATCGACCTGCTCGGGGAGCCCGTGGACATCGCCTGGGCGCCCCAGTCGGTGACCCTGCGCCTGGCGGACGACATCGACGTCTCGCGCGGCGACCTCATCGCGCCGGTGGACGACGCGCCGGCCGTCACCCAGGACGTCGAGGCGACCGTCTGCCATGTCGCGGACGAACCGCTCACCGTGGGCCGGCGGGTGCTCCTCAAGCACACCACGCGCACGGTCAAGGCGATCGTCAAGGACATCCCCTCACGGCTGACCCTGGACGACCTCTCGCAGCACCCGGCCCCGGGCAAGCTGGTCGCCAACGACATCGGCCGGGTCGTGGTCCGGACCGCCGAGCCGCTGGCGCTCGACGCGTACGCCGACTCGCGCCGCACCGGTTCCTTCCTGCTGATCGACCCGGCGGACGGCACCACCCTCTCGGCGGGCATGGCGGGCGCCTCGTTCGCCGCCGCCGAGGAGCCGCCGGCCGCGGACGACGACGCGGAGTGGGACTTCTGA
- a CDS encoding aliphatic sulfonate ABC transporter substrate-binding protein: MPAPRTTLRRNIAAVAALPLLAVALTACGYGSDSADDAKKVNAASGKKLSADTVRIGYFPNLTHATALVGDQEGLFQKELGGTQLKTATFNAGPSEIEALNANSIDIGFIGPSPSINGYTKSKGQNLRIIGGSASGGVKLVVNPKKIKTLDDLKGKKIATPQLGNTQDVAFLNWISEKGWKVDAQSGKGDVSVVRTDNKVTPDAYKSGSIDGAWVPEPTASKLVAEGAKELLDESTLWPDDKFVITNIIVSQKFLKDHPDVVEAVLRGSVKTNAWINANPDKAKASANAALKKLTGKELPAEVIDPAWKSIQITDDPLAATLDAQAQHAVKAGLLEKPDLKGIYDLKPLNKILKAAGEPEADDAGLGVK, encoded by the coding sequence GTGCCTGCCCCCCGTACCACGCTGCGCCGCAACATCGCCGCCGTCGCCGCCCTGCCCCTGCTGGCCGTGGCGCTGACCGCCTGCGGCTACGGCTCCGACTCGGCGGACGACGCCAAGAAGGTCAACGCGGCCAGTGGCAAGAAGCTCTCCGCCGACACCGTGCGCATCGGGTACTTCCCGAACCTCACGCACGCCACCGCGCTCGTGGGCGACCAGGAGGGTCTGTTCCAGAAGGAGCTGGGCGGCACCCAGCTCAAGACGGCCACCTTCAACGCCGGCCCGTCCGAGATCGAGGCGCTGAACGCCAACTCGATCGACATCGGCTTCATCGGCCCCTCGCCGTCCATCAACGGCTACACCAAGTCCAAGGGCCAGAACCTGCGGATCATCGGCGGCTCCGCGTCCGGCGGCGTCAAGCTCGTCGTGAACCCGAAGAAGATCAAGACCCTGGACGACCTCAAGGGCAAGAAGATCGCCACCCCGCAGCTCGGCAACACCCAGGACGTGGCGTTCCTCAACTGGATCTCCGAGAAGGGCTGGAAGGTCGACGCCCAGAGCGGCAAGGGCGACGTCTCCGTCGTCCGTACGGACAACAAGGTGACCCCGGATGCCTACAAGTCCGGTTCCATCGACGGCGCCTGGGTCCCCGAGCCGACCGCCTCCAAGCTGGTCGCCGAGGGTGCGAAGGAACTGCTGGACGAGTCGACGCTGTGGCCGGACGACAAGTTCGTGATCACCAACATCATCGTGTCGCAGAAGTTCCTCAAGGATCACCCGGACGTCGTCGAGGCCGTCCTGCGCGGCTCGGTGAAGACCAACGCCTGGATCAACGCCAACCCGGACAAGGCCAAGGCCTCCGCGAACGCCGCGCTGAAGAAGCTCACCGGCAAGGAGCTGCCCGCCGAGGTCATCGACCCCGCCTGGAAGTCGATCCAGATCACCGACGACCCGCTGGCCGCGACGCTCGACGCGCAGGCCCAGCACGCGGTCAAGGCCGGTCTCCTGGAGAAGCCCGACCTCAAGGGCATCTACGACCTGAAGCCGCTCAACAAGATCCTCAAGGCCGCGGGCGAGCCCGAGGCCGACGACGCCGGTCTCGGCGTCAAGTAA
- a CDS encoding ABC transporter ATP-binding protein — MANTLTKAEDRVSVGHAARIAHVSKSFAGPAGTQLVLDDITLDVAPGEFVTLLGASGCGKSTLLNLVAGLDRPTAGTIETPGGRPALMFQEHALFPWLTAGKNIELALRLRGVPKSQRRAEAERLLELVRLGGAYGKRVHELSGGMRQRVAMARALAQDSQLLLMDEPFAALDAITRDVLHDELTRIWRETNVSVLFVTHNVREAVRLAERVVLLSSRPGRIAREWTVDIEQPRRIEDTAVAELSVEITEQLRGEIRRHGQH; from the coding sequence ATGGCGAACACCCTCACCAAGGCCGAGGACCGTGTCTCGGTCGGGCACGCCGCCCGTATCGCGCACGTCTCGAAGTCCTTCGCCGGGCCCGCGGGAACGCAGCTGGTCCTGGACGACATCACGCTCGATGTCGCCCCGGGCGAGTTCGTCACCCTCCTGGGAGCCTCCGGGTGCGGCAAGTCCACGCTGCTCAACCTGGTGGCCGGCCTGGACCGGCCGACCGCGGGGACCATCGAGACCCCGGGCGGCCGCCCGGCGCTGATGTTCCAGGAGCACGCCCTGTTCCCGTGGCTGACCGCGGGCAAGAACATCGAACTGGCCCTGCGCCTGCGCGGGGTGCCCAAGTCGCAGCGCCGCGCCGAGGCGGAACGGCTGCTGGAGCTGGTCCGGCTCGGCGGGGCGTACGGGAAGCGGGTGCACGAGCTGTCCGGCGGGATGCGGCAGCGCGTGGCGATGGCCCGCGCGCTCGCCCAGGACAGCCAACTGCTGCTGATGGACGAGCCGTTCGCCGCGCTCGACGCCATCACCCGCGATGTGCTGCACGACGAGCTGACCCGGATCTGGCGCGAGACGAACGTCTCGGTCCTCTTCGTCACACACAACGTGCGCGAGGCCGTCCGCCTCGCCGAGCGCGTGGTGCTGCTCTCGTCCCGCCCCGGCCGGATCGCCCGTGAGTGGACGGTCGACATCGAGCAGCCGCGCCGTATCGAGGACACCGCCGTCGCGGAACTGTCCGTCGAGATCACCGAACAACTGCGTGGGGAGATCCGCCGTCATGGCCAGCACTGA